The following coding sequences are from one Nilaparvata lugens isolate BPH chromosome 4, ASM1435652v1, whole genome shotgun sequence window:
- the LOC111051647 gene encoding GATA zinc finger domain-containing protein 14 isoform X1, protein MQYSLVFLALVGLSAAAVQQQHNNNNNNVFNNEKDGVSFYYNPFYNRNYNPYNYEGNFPYYNNQNNYPYNYYNNQNNYPYNYYNNQNNYPYNYYNNQNNYPYNYYNNQNNYPYSKNFNNQNEVNQHQNYVNNQFNHQNQNNQFTNQVQNNNQFNHQNQNNQFNHQNQNNQFTNQVQNNNQFNHQNQNNQFNHQNQNNQFTNQVQNNQFNQQNQNNQFNHQNQNNQFTNQVQNNNQFNHQNQENNNQFTNQVQNNNQVQNNNQFTNQVQNNQFNHQNQENNNQNQNTQNQNNQNQNNNQNQNNQNQNNNQIQNNQFNHQNQNQQVEETTEVLIAGHKDNHYYNQNQYRNYNPYNNYYPYNKNYNQNNYPFNNYNNQNNYPYNYNNQNNYPYNRNYNNVNNYPYNKNYNQNNYPFNYNNQNNYPFNYNNQNNYPFNYNNQNNYPYNYNNQNNYPYNRNYNNYYPYNKNYNNQNNYPFNYYNNQNNYPYNTVNNQNNNL, encoded by the exons ATGCAGTACTCTTTGGTCTTCTTGGCTCTTGTTGGCTTGTCTGCTGCTGCTGTTCAGCAACagcacaacaacaacaacaacaatgttTTCAACAACGAGAAGGATGGAGTAAGCTTCTACTACAACCCATTCTACAACAGGAACTACAACCCATACAACTACGAGGGCAACTTCCCCTACTACAACAACCAGAACAACTACCCTTACAACTACTACAACAACCAGAACAACTACCCTTACAACTACTACAACAACCAGAACAACTACCCATACAACTACTACAACAACCAGAACAACTACCCATACAACTACTACAACAACCAGAACAACTACCCATACAGCAAGAACTTCAACAACCAGAATG AAGTCAACCAGCACCAGAACTATGTGAACAACCAGTTCAACCATCAGAACCAGAACAACCAGTTCACCAACCAGGTCCAGAACAACAACCAGTTCAACCACCAGAACCAGAACAACCAGTTCAACCACCAGAACCAGAACAACCAGTTCACCAACCAGGTCCAGAACAACAACCAGTTCAACCACCAGAACCAGAACAACCAGTTCAACCACCAGAACCAGAACAACCAGTTCACCAACCAGGTCCAGAACAACCAGTTCAACCAACAGAACCAGAACAACCAGTTCAACCACCAGAACCAGAACAACCAGTTCACCAACCAGGTCCAGAACAACAACCAGTTCAACCACCAGAACCAGGAGAACAACAACCAGTTCACCAACCAGGTTCAGAACAACAACCAGGTCCAGAACAACAACCAGTTCACCAACCAGGTTCAGAACAACCAGTTCAACCACCAGAACCAGGAGAACAACAACCAGAACCAGAACACCCAGAACCAGAACAACCAGAACCAGAACAACAACCAGAACCAGAACAACCAGAACCAGAACAACAACCAGATCCAGAACAACCAGTTCAACCACCAGAACCAGAACCAGCAAGTTG AAGAGACTACTGAGGTACTGATCGCTGGTCACAAGGACAACCACTACTACAACCAGAACCAATACAGAAACTACAACCCATACAACAACTACTACCCATACAACAAGAACTACAACCAGAACAACTACCCATTCAACAACTACAACAACCAGAACAACTACCCATACAACTACAACAACCAGAACAACTACCCATACAACAGGAACTACAACAACGTGAACAACTACCCATACAACAAGAACTACAACCAGAACAACTACCCATTCAACTACAACAACCAGAACAACTACCCATTCAACTACAACAACCAGAACAACTACCCATTCAACTACAACAACCAGAACAACTACCCATACAACTACAACAACCAGAACAACTACCCATACAACAGGAACTACAACAACTACTACCCATACAACAAGAACTACAACAACCAGAACAACTACCCATTCAACTACTACAACAACCAGAACAACTACCCATACAACACCGTCAACAACCAGAACAACAACTTGTAA
- the LOC111051647 gene encoding GATA zinc finger domain-containing protein 14 isoform X2, translated as MQYSLVFLALVGLSAAAVQQQHNNNNNNVFNNEKDGVSFYYNPFYNRNYNPYNYEGNFPYYNNQNNYPYNYYNNQNNYPYNYYNNQNNYPYNYYNNQNNYPYNYYNNQNNYPYSKNFNNQNEVNQHQNYVNNQFNHQNQNNQFTNQVQNNNQFNHQNQNNQFNHQNQNNQFTNQVQNNNQFNHQNQNNQFNHQNQNNQFTNQVQNNQFNQQNQNNQFNHQNQNNQFTNQVQNNNQFNHQNQENNNQFTNQVQNNNQVQNNNQFTNQVQNNQFNHQNQENNNQNQNTQNQNNQNQNNNQNQNQQVEETTEVLIAGHKDNHYYNQNQYRNYNPYNNYYPYNKNYNQNNYPFNNYNNQNNYPYNYNNQNNYPYNRNYNNVNNYPYNKNYNQNNYPFNYNNQNNYPFNYNNQNNYPFNYNNQNNYPYNYNNQNNYPYNRNYNNYYPYNKNYNNQNNYPFNYYNNQNNYPYNTVNNQNNNL; from the exons ATGCAGTACTCTTTGGTCTTCTTGGCTCTTGTTGGCTTGTCTGCTGCTGCTGTTCAGCAACagcacaacaacaacaacaacaatgttTTCAACAACGAGAAGGATGGAGTAAGCTTCTACTACAACCCATTCTACAACAGGAACTACAACCCATACAACTACGAGGGCAACTTCCCCTACTACAACAACCAGAACAACTACCCTTACAACTACTACAACAACCAGAACAACTACCCTTACAACTACTACAACAACCAGAACAACTACCCATACAACTACTACAACAACCAGAACAACTACCCATACAACTACTACAACAACCAGAACAACTACCCATACAGCAAGAACTTCAACAACCAGAATG AAGTCAACCAGCACCAGAACTATGTGAACAACCAGTTCAACCATCAGAACCAGAACAACCAGTTCACCAACCAGGTCCAGAACAACAACCAGTTCAACCACCAGAACCAGAACAACCAGTTCAACCACCAGAACCAGAACAACCAGTTCACCAACCAGGTCCAGAACAACAACCAGTTCAACCACCAGAACCAGAACAACCAGTTCAACCACCAGAACCAGAACAACCAGTTCACCAACCAGGTCCAGAACAACCAGTTCAACCAACAGAACCAGAACAACCAGTTCAACCACCAGAACCAGAACAACCAGTTCACCAACCAGGTCCAGAACAACAACCAGTTCAACCACCAGAACCAGGAGAACAACAACCAGTTCACCAACCAGGTTCAGAACAACAACCAGGTCCAGAACAACAACCAGTTCACCAACCAGGTTCAGAACAACCAGTTCAACCACCAGAACCAGGAGAACAACAACCAGAACCAGAACACCCAGAACCAGAACAACCAGAACCAGAACAACAACCAGAAC CAGAACCAGCAAGTTG AAGAGACTACTGAGGTACTGATCGCTGGTCACAAGGACAACCACTACTACAACCAGAACCAATACAGAAACTACAACCCATACAACAACTACTACCCATACAACAAGAACTACAACCAGAACAACTACCCATTCAACAACTACAACAACCAGAACAACTACCCATACAACTACAACAACCAGAACAACTACCCATACAACAGGAACTACAACAACGTGAACAACTACCCATACAACAAGAACTACAACCAGAACAACTACCCATTCAACTACAACAACCAGAACAACTACCCATTCAACTACAACAACCAGAACAACTACCCATTCAACTACAACAACCAGAACAACTACCCATACAACTACAACAACCAGAACAACTACCCATACAACAGGAACTACAACAACTACTACCCATACAACAAGAACTACAACAACCAGAACAACTACCCATTCAACTACTACAACAACCAGAACAACTACCCATACAACACCGTCAACAACCAGAACAACAACTTGTAA